A genome region from Cucumis sativus cultivar 9930 chromosome 4, Cucumber_9930_V3, whole genome shotgun sequence includes the following:
- the LOC101203409 gene encoding probable protein phosphatase 2C 55, giving the protein MVAAAAPILNVEMGSSYIPKDNPSKPLGEDAHFVISDKNTAGVADGVGGWALKGIDAGEYARDHMRNCVASVVGAEGIVYPKRVMTEAHSRTTAAGSSTACLISFDGWFLRAANLGDSGFMIFRGEKLVYRSPVQRRGFNCPYQMGTREQFDKPTVAWSGKIRMEAGDIIVVGTDGLLDNVFEREIVELLAAEVAETAVDLATMVAELAWYNSLDSVKDGPFAVEARKAGRSHCGGKIDDITVVVAKVTASSFSHG; this is encoded by the coding sequence ATGGTGGCGGCTGCGGCTCCCATTCTCAATGTTGAGATGGGCTCCTCTTATATTCCCAAAGACAACCCTTCAAAACCCTTAGGAGAAGACGCCCACTTCGTAATCTCCGACAAAAATACCGCCGGCGTGGCCGATGGCGTCGGTGGCTGGGCTTTAAAGGGCATCGACGCCGGCGAGTACGCCAGAGACCACATGAGAAACTGCGTTGCCTCCGTAGTCGGCGCCGAGGGCATCGTGTATCCAAAACGCGTAATGACGGAGGCTCATTCCCGGACCACCGCCGCCGGATCGTCAACGGCGTGTCTAATCTCCTTCGACGGGTGGTTTTTACGGGCGGCGAATCTAGGCGACAGTGGGTTCATGATTTTCAGAGGAGAGAAGTTGGTTTACCGGTCGCCGGTGCAGCGGCGAGGGTTTAACTGTCCGTACCAGATGGGGACGAGGGAGCAGTTCGATAAGCCGACAGTGGCGTGGAGTGGAAAGATTAGGATGGAGGCCGGAGATATAATCGTCGTGGGAACGGACGGGTTATTGGACAACGTGTTTGAAAGAGAGATTGTGGAGTTGTTGGCGGCGGAGGTGGCGGAGACGGCGGTGGATTTGGCGACAATGGTGGCGGAGCTGGCGTGGTATAATTCATTGGATTCAGTTAAAGATGGGCCGTTTGCGGTGGAGGCTCGGAAAGCTGGGCGGAGCCACTGTGGAGGGAAAATTGATGATATTACTGTGGTTGTTGCAAAAGTTACTGCCTCTTCTTTTTCACATGGGTGA